The following coding sequences are from one Heliomicrobium undosum window:
- a CDS encoding ABC transporter ATP-binding protein gives MEQSDALLQVDIRRAGYGEKKEAIRNIRFSLRPGEMMGLIGANGAGKSTTIKAILGLLPELDGAVRIGGKGRRLAYVPEQPIYYEELTLWEHLELAAAAHGLPQDAFRERAVSLLHRFRMDHVRDHLPESFSKGMQQKMMLALAFLLEPEVLIVDEPFVGLDPRATLDLLNQLQEARRRGAGVLMSTHVLDTAEKICDTFTLIDDGCVVACGTLAQLREQSRLGGGSLFDCFHALLENEP, from the coding sequence GTGGAACAGTCTGACGCGCTGTTGCAAGTGGATATCCGCCGGGCCGGATACGGCGAAAAAAAAGAGGCGATCCGGAACATCCGCTTTTCCCTTCGACCAGGAGAGATGATGGGGCTCATCGGCGCCAACGGCGCCGGTAAAAGCACCACGATCAAAGCCATCCTGGGCCTTCTGCCCGAGTTGGACGGCGCGGTCCGCATCGGCGGAAAGGGAAGGCGTCTGGCCTACGTGCCGGAACAACCCATTTATTATGAAGAACTCACCTTGTGGGAGCACCTGGAATTGGCGGCGGCGGCCCACGGCCTCCCGCAGGATGCCTTCCGGGAGCGTGCCGTTTCGCTGCTGCACCGCTTTCGCATGGACCATGTGCGCGACCACCTGCCGGAAAGCTTCTCCAAGGGCATGCAGCAGAAGATGATGCTGGCCCTGGCCTTCCTGCTCGAACCGGAGGTGCTTATCGTCGACGAACCTTTCGTCGGCTTGGACCCCCGGGCCACGCTGGATCTCCTGAACCAACTTCAGGAGGCGCGCCGCCGGGGCGCCGGCGTGCTCATGTCCACCCATGTCCTCGACACGGCAGAAAAAATCTGTGACACCTTCACCCTCATCGACGACGGATGCGTCGTCGCCTGCGGTACGTTGGCGCAACTGCGCGAGCAGAGCCGTCTTGGGGGCGGTTCCCTCTTCGACTGTTTCCATGCGTTGTTGGAGAATGAACCATGA